The following proteins come from a genomic window of Phaeodactylum tricornutum CCAP 1055/1 chromosome 19, whole genome shotgun sequence:
- a CDS encoding hypothetical protein (DNA/RNA binding protein; may play a role in transcription repression), producing MEKYRLIQESKADEHDLAHGANAASSMLEFPEVRITQQGKPRNYISYAMNLFSDGSPTIVLKAMGKAINKAVTIAEILKRKMFLHQINSLSSVEMIDVYEPVEEGLDLVTNRRFVSCMKIILSLERLDSSHSGYQTPLAREEMHPGDYHPTVGSSKTSATPMISSNG from the exons ATGGAAAAGTACCGGCTGATCCAGGAAAGCAAGGCGGATGAACACGATTTGGCCCATGGCGCGAATGCTGCCTCGTCAATGCTCGAATTTCCAGAAGTCCGCATCACGCAGCAAGGAAAGCCACGTAACTACATATCGTACGCCATGAATTTGTTT TCGGACGGCTCGCCAACAATTGTGCTCAAAGCAATGGGAAAGGCCATCAACAAGGCAGTAACGATCGCAGAAATTCTTAAACGCAAAATGTTTCTGCACCAGATCAACAGTTTGAGTTCCGTCGAAATGATTGATGTATACGAGCCGGTCGAAGAAGGTTTGGACTTGGTCACTAACCGTCGCTTTGTATCGTGCATGAAAATCATCCTTTCCTTGGAACGACTCGACAGTTCTCATTCTGGCTATCAAACACCCCTGGCTCGGGAGGAGATGCATCCTGGAGATTATCATCCGACCGTTGGTTCGAGCAAAACATCCGCTACACCAATGATTTCATCAAATGGAtga